In Streptomyces sannanensis, the DNA window TCGCAGAGCCCGTACGTCCCGGCGTCGAGCCGTCCCAGGGCCCGCTCCACCTGGACCAGCATGTCGCGGGCGTTGGCGGCGAGGGCCAGCTCGTGTTCACGCGTGATGTTCTTGGCGCCGGTGTCGGCCTGGTCGTCGCCGGCCCCGTCCCCGGAGTCCCGCATCAGACCGGTGATCGCCTCCTCGGAGTGCTCCAGCTCCGCACACAGCCGCTGAACCTCGCCGTTCAGCTCGGCGCGGGCCTCGGCGACCTCCTCGGGAGTCCAGGGGTCCTCCCCCGGCCGGACCTGGAGCTCTTCCGCAGCGGCTGCCATGGCGATACGGGCCTTGGGCAGCGGTGTCTCCGTCGGTTTCGTCGCGCTGCCGCCCGCGGTCTTCTTCACAACCACTTTCCTGGCTCCTGTCTGCTCAGCGGCCTCGGCCGCGGCCCTCGTCTTCC includes these proteins:
- a CDS encoding TraR/DksA family transcriptional regulator, translated to MRQPVWGGPATRSGKAPAGKASAGAGAGKKAGAGRAAAAGNSGAAKKAAKKAGKTRAAAEAAEQTGARKVVVKKTAGGSATKPTETPLPKARIAMAAAAEELQVRPGEDPWTPEEVAEARAELNGEVQRLCAELEHSEEAITGLMRDSGDGAGDDQADTGAKNITREHELALAANARDMLVQVERALGRLDAGTYGLCESCGTPIGKARMQAFPRATLCVECKQKQERRG